A segment of the Deinococcus aestuarii genome:
CGTGATCTGGTTCGAGGCGAGCGCCGCCGCCGCGTACACCGCGAGGTAGCCCACGTCGGCGGGGTTCCACAGTTGGAAGGCCTGCACGGTGCCGTCCTTGACGAAGGCCCGCATCTGGTTCGGCGTGCCCAGCCCCGTCAGGACGACCTTGCCCTTGCTCGGGCTGGTGGACAGGTACCGCGCCCCCGCCGAGATGCCCACCGTGGTCGGCGAGATCACGCCCCGCAGGTTGGGGTACGCCTGAATCAACCCCTGCATCTCGGTGAAGGACTTCTGGTCGTCGTCGTTGCCGTAGGCGATCTTGACGAGTTTCATGTCCTTGTACTGGGGCTTCTTGAGTTCCTCCTGCATGTAGCGAATCCAGGTGTTCTGGTTCGTCGCGTTCGGCGTGGCCGAGAGGATGGCGATGTCGCCCTTGTAATTGATCAGCTTGCCGAGCAGTTGCACCTGCGCCCGCCCGATTCCCTCGGAGTTCGCCTGGTTGATGAAGAGGGTGCGGCCCGCGGGCGCGGTGTCCGAATCCATCGTGACGATCTTCATGCCCTGCTGCTTGGCGCGGTTGAGGTAGGGCAAGAGGGCATTGGCGTCGTTCGCCGCGAGCACGAGCACGTCCTGGCGCTGGGCGATGGCCGTGTTGATGTAACTCACCTGGCTGCTCGCCCCCGCGTCCGAGGGCCCGACCACCTTGGCGTCCGCCGCGATCTCCTTCGCCGCCGCGAGGCCGCCGCCCGTCTGGATCACGTTGTAGGGGTTGTTGACGTTCTTGGGCAGCAGCGTGATCTTCAGGCCCTTTTTCAGGGCCGGGGTCTGCGTCTGAGCCAGGGCCAGGGCCCCGAGCCCCAGCGTGACCGAGAGGGCGGAGAACATGAGCGCGCGGTGCTTCATAGAGAACCTCCAAGGGCGAGTGAGGTGAGATGAAGAGGGCTGTTTCTGGCTGACGGCTGATTGCTGAAGGCTGACCGCTCCGAGCTACCCCACGGCTTCCCTCCCCCGCCGCCGTGCCCGAACGCGGGCGAGGAGGTTGGGCACGAGGACCGAGCCGATCAGCAGCAGGCCCGTCACGATGGTCAGAATCTCGCCCGGCACGTCCACGATGGTCAGCGCCCCGTTGATGATCCCGATCAGGAAGACGGCGGCGACCGCGCCCACCACGCTCCCGCGCCCGCCGAAGATGCTCACCCCGCCGAGGAGCACCGCCGCGATCACCCCGAGTTCGAGCCCCACCCCGTTGTCCGCCCGCGCGCTGGAGAAGCGGAAGGTGTACACCACCCCCGCCAGCGCCGCCATCAGCCCCGAGCCCACGAAGAGGATGAGCTTGACCCGCTCGACCCGCAGCCCCGCGAACCGGGCCGCGACCTCGTTCGCCCCGATGGCATAGAGGCTGCGCCCGAAGGCCGTGGCGTGCAGCACCAGGGCCGTGATCACCGCCAGCACGGCGAAGAGCGCGATGGGAATCGGGATCATCGTGCCCGGCACCGTCCCGAAACCCAGGTTGGTGTATGCGGGCGGAAAGTCGGCCACCGCGCGGTCCCCCAGCAGCGCGTACGCCAGCCCCCGGTACAGCGCCAGCGTGCCGATGGTCACCGCCAGCGACGGCAGCCCCAGCCGGGTGACGAGCAGCCCGTTGAAGAGTCCGGCGAGCCCGCCCGCCCCGAGGGTGAGCAGGATCGCCAGCGGCATGGGCACCCGGGCCGCCCACAGCACGCCGAGCAGGGCGCTGCACATCCCCAGGATGCTCGCCACCGACAGGTCGATCTCCGCCACGATGATCAGCAGCGTCATCGTGAGGACCATCAGGGCGATCTCGCTGAAGTTGGCCGTCAGGAAGGACAGGTTGGAGGCCGTCAGGAAGTCCGGCGACAGCAGCGCCCCCACGAGCAGCGCGACCACGACGAGCCCGAGGATGGTGGCCTCCCACCCGAGCCGCAGACGCCTCACGCCGGGCCTCCCGTCTGGGTCGTTCCAGCCTGGGGCGTGTGGTGCTGCCCCTCGATCTGGAGCCGCTGGGCGGTGCGCCGCGACACGATGATGTCCACCGAGATGGCGAGCAGGAGCAGCGCCCCCTGGATCGCCTGCTGGTAGAAGGCGGGCGCCCGCAGCGTCACGAGCGCGCTCCCGATCACGCCGAGCAGGAGCGCCCCGATCCCCGCCCCCGCCACCGTCCCCACCCCGCCGCCTATGCTCACCCCGCCCACGACCGCCGCCGCGATGACCTGAAGTTCCAGGCCCGTCCCGGCGGTCGCGTCCACCGTCCCGTAGCGCGCGAGGTACAGCACCCCCGCCAGCCCCGCGATGGCCCCGCTGATCACGAACCCGGTGAGGGTCCGCCGGGTCACGTCGATCCCCGCGAGGACCGCCGCGTCCGTGTTCGAGCCGACCGCGTAATATTCCCGCCCGCCCCGGTACGACCCCAGGTAGACGCCGAACGCGACCATGATGGCGAGCACGAGGAGGACGAGGTTGGGGATGCCGAGCACGCTCCCCGTCCCGAACCCCAGGAAGGCGGCGGGGAGGTTGGAGGCATTGACCTGCCCCCCGCTCACGACCGCGTACGTCACCCCCCGGAACACGTACAGGGTGCCCAGCGTGGCGACGAGCGCCGGGACCCGCCCGTACGCGACGAGCAGGCCGTTGACCACCCCGAGCCCGGCCCCGAGGAGCAGGCCGAACAGCAGCGCGACGGGCACCGGCAGCCCCGGCACGGCGATGAAGAGCGAGCCCGTCAGGAAGGCGGTCAGGCCCACGACGCTGCTCACGCTGAGGTCCACGTGGCGCATCAGGAGCACGACCGTCTGCCCCACCACCAGCAGGCCGATCACCGAGACGTTCAGCAGCAGGTCGCGGACGCTGCCCACCCCCAGGAAGCGGGGATTGACCGCCGCCGTCCCCAGCGTGATCAGCAGCAGCAGCAGGGCGAGGGTGAACTCGCGGGCCCGCAGCACTCGGGTCAGGATGCCCGGGCGGGGCGGCCCCGCCAGCACGTCGGGTCCGGTCTGGCTCGTCATGCGGCACCCTCCACGGCGGCGCGTTGTCCGGTCGCCAGGGACATCACGCTCTCCTCGCTGCCCTGCTCGCGGGCGAGTTCGCCGACCAATCGGCCCTCGCGCATCACGAGGATGCGGTCGGCCATGCCGAGCACCTCCGGCAGGTCGCTGGAGATCATCAGCACGGCCAGCCCGCCGCCCGCCAGCTCGGCCAGGGTGCGGTGGACCTCCGCCTTGGCCCCCACGTCGATGCCGCGCGTGGGCTCGTCCACGATCAGGACGCTGGGGCCCGTCGCCAGCCACTTCGCCAGCACCACCTTCTGCTGGTTGCCGCCCGACAGGGTGCTCACCGCGTCGTGGAGGCCGTGCGCCTTGAGCCGGAGCCTGGAGGTCCAGCTCCGGGCATTCTCCTCCTCGGCGCCCCGGTCCATGAAGGGGCCGCGCCGCAGCCGGTTCAGGACGGCGAGGTTCGCGTTGCGCTCGATGGAGAGGTCCATCACCAGCCCCTGCTGGCGGCGGTCCTCCGGCACGAGGCCGACCCCCGCGCGCATGGCCGCCCGGGGACTCAGCGGCGGGACGACGTGCCCGTTCACCCGCACCTCGCCCCCCCCGCGCGGGTCGATGCCGAAGATGGCCCGCGCGACCTCGCTGCGGCCCGCTCCGACGAGCCCCGCGAGCCCGACGATCTCGCCGCGCCGCACCGTGAGGCTCACGTCCCGGAAGACGCCCGGCTGCGTCAGTCCCCGCACGTCGAGCACGACCTCCCCGGCGTGCGCCTCGCCGCGCGGGTAGAGCTCGCCCAGCTCCCGGCCCACCATCTGCCGCACCACCCGGTCGGGCGTGTAGTCCGAGGTGGGTCCGGCGCTGACCCAGGTGCCGTCCCGCAGGACCGTCACCCGCTGGCACTGGGCGAAGACCTCCTCCAGCCGGTGCGTGATGAAGAGAACGGCCGCCCCGCGCGCCCGCAGCGACCGCACCACCCGGAAGAGCCGGGCCGTCTCCTGGAGGGTCAGCGCCGCCGTGGGCTCGTCCATGATCAGGACGCGGGCGCTCAGCGACAGCGCCTTGGCGATCTCCACGATCTGCTGGTCGGCGATGCTCAGGCCGCGCACGACGCGGGTGGGGTCGAGCGCCACCCCCAGGTCCCCCAGGATGGTGGTGACGCGGGTGTTCATCGCCGCCGCGTCGATGCGCCCGCCCCGCCCGAGCGGCTGGCGGCCCATCAGCACGTTCTCCGCCACCGTCAGGTCGGGAAAGAGGGTCGGCTCCTGGTAGATGACCGCCACCCCCGCGTCCCGCGCCTCGGCGGGGTGCCGGAAGTGGCGCTCCCGCCCGCCCACGGTGAGGACCCCGCCGTCCGGGCTGTGGACACCCGCCAGGATCTTGACGAGGGTGCTCTTGCCCGCCCCGTTCTCCCCGAGGAGGGCGTGCGCCTCGCCGGGGTAGAGTTCGAGGCTCACGTCCACGAGCGCCCGGACGGGCCCGAACGCTTTGCTCGCGTGGCGGAGGGTCAGCATCGGCGCGGGGTCGGCGGGGCTAGTCAAGGTGAAACACCTCCTCCAGCCGCAAGAAGCCCTGGTCGGGCGTGCCCTGAAGCTCCGCGAAGAAGGGGGCCATCTCCGATTGCCAGCGGGCGTTGACCTCGCGGGCGGCCATCCCGGCCCGCGCCCGGTCCAGGCTGGGGGTCTCGAAGTAGCCGATCAGGAGGCCGTCCCCGCGCAGGAAGAGCGAGTAGTTGTGCCACCCCGTCTCGCGCAGGGCGCACAGCATCTCCGGCCACACGGCGGCGTGCCGGGCCCGGTACTCGCCCAACCGCTCGGGCCGGACCTGGAGCTGGAAGCAGACGCGCTGACGGGGGGCGGAGGTCTCGGGCATGGGTCTCCAGACAGGGGGGCGGCGCGGTGGGCGCGGGGCAGGCCGGGTCACCCCCGGGGGGTCACGGCGGCGGCTGGGTGGGGAACTCTGTGACCTATCTAATACCGCGCGACAGGAATTTGCAAGCCCTTGTCAATCTGTGTTGGATTGATGTTAGATTCTCGTATGACCAACACCGCCGCGCCCACCGGCAGCGAGCGCCAGCAGCTCATCTTGCGCCGGGCCCTGGCCGAGCGGGTGGTCCGCATCCGCGACGTGGCCGCCGAGCTGGGGGTCCACGAGATGACGGTCCGGCGCGACCTCGACGCCCTCGCCGAGCAGGGCCTGCTGGAGCGCATCCACGGCGGGGCCCGCGTGCTGGAAAAGACGAGCGAGGAACTTTCCCACCACCTGCGCGCCGCCAAGAACACCGGGGCCAAGGAGCAGATCGCCCGCGCCGCCCTGGGGTTCATTCAGGACGGCGAGGTGATCGGCCTCGACGCGAGCACGACGGCCCTCTCTCTGGCGCGCATCCTGCACGCCCGGCAGGTCACCGCCATCGTCACCAGCCTTGACGCGGCGAACACCCTGGCGGCGAACGGGGTGCCCTTCGCGCTCGTGGGCGGCAACTTCCACGCGCCCGCGCGCTCGTTCGTCGGCGCCTTTTTCATGGACATGATGAGCCGCCTGCACCCCGACCGGGTGTTCTTCTCGGCCAAGGCGTACTCCCCCGCCCTCGGCTTCACCGACCCGCACCTGCCGGAGGTGGGCGCCAAGCAGGCGCTGATCCGCTCCGGGGGCACCGTCACCGCCCTGATCGACCACTCCAAGTTCGGGGGCCGGGCGCTCGCCACCATCGCCACCCTCGACCATGTGGATACCGTGATCACCGACCAGCCCCCGCCCGCCGAAACCCTCCAGGCCCTGCGCGAGGCGGACGTGGGGCTCATCGTCGCGGCCGGGAACGGGGGCACCTGAGCCCCGAACCTTTCGGAAACGCCCGAAGGGGACGGGCGGCCCGGCGCCTCCTGGGCCTCCTCCCTCAGCCGCAGGCCCCCCGGGGCATGGTCCCGGGCGTCGAGCGTCTGCGCGCCGAGACTGGATCGGCGAGTGTCCCCGGGGGCTCAGGCCTGGAGGGCCCGCAGCGCCCCCTCCAGCTTGCGCAGCAGCTCCTCGCGGTGCGGGATACCCCACACGGCGGTGCGGAGGCTCGCCCCGGCGGTGCCCCCCTGCAAGGAGCGCCGGAACCCGTCGAGGTGGTCCGCCGAATGCTCCCGGACGAGGCCTGTGACGACCGCATACGCCTCCGGATGGCCGCTGAGGGTGTCGAAATCGCTGTCGAGCGTCACGGGGGGGCGGGCGGCGTTCGGGTTGGCGTACGGGGACGCCCAGCGGTGCTCGCCCGACCCGACCTCGTGCGTCCCGCCGCCCGGCAGGATCACCTCGGCGCGGGTGTTCGGCGGGACCACGATCCTCACCTCGATCTGCCCGTCCCGGATGACCCACGCCACGCTCGCTTCCCCGTAGGGGGTGACGTGCCGCGCCGAGGCGAAGGTGAGGCCCCCTCCCGGAATGGGCTGAATCGTCATCCGCCGGTAACCCGGTTCAGCAGGAGCGAGGCCCGCGACGGTGCGGTGCAGCCAGTCCGCCACCGCGCCGAGGGCGTAGTGGTTGAAGGAGGTCATCTCGCCGGGGTTGATCGAGCCATCGGGCAGCATCGAGTCCCAGCGTTCCCAGATCGTCGTCGCGCCCATCGTGACGGGGTAGAGCCAGGAAGGACACTCGCGCTGCATCAGCAGGCGGTAGGCCGCGTCCGTCTCGCCCACGTGGGTGAGCGCGTCGCAGATCAGCGGCGTGCCCGCGAAGCCGGTGGCGATGTGGTAGCCGTTCTCGCGCACCAGGGCGCGCAGCCTGCGCGCGGCGTGACCCCGCTGGCCCTCGTCCCGCAGCAATGCGAACTCCAGCGCGAGGGCGTAGGAGGTGCCCGAATCGCTCAGCACGCGCCCGCTGGGCGTCACGTACTCCCGCGCGAACGCCGCCCGCACCTCGTCCGCCAGGGCCAGGTACCTCTGTGCCGCCTCGTGGCGGCCAAGAACGCGGGCGGTGAGCCCCAGAACCTCCGCCGACCGGGCGAAGTACGCCGTGGCGACCACGCCGGGCAGGGTGCGCCCCGCCGCCGGGTTGGTGGGCGGCGCGGTGGGGTCGAGCCAGTCGCCGAACTGAAAGTCCTGATCCCACAGCAGGGACTCGCCCGCCCGGCCCCGGATGTACTCCACCCACGCCCGCATACTGTCCCACTGCCGCTCCAGCACGTCCCGGTCCCCGTATCGCCCATACAGCACCCAGGGCACGAGGGTCGCGGCGTCACCCCACACGGCGGCGGCGACGGTCGCGGGGGGCACCACCGGGATCACCGCCGGGACCGCCCCGTTCGGTTCCTGATCCGCCGCGAGGTCCCCCAGCCAGGAGGAGAGGAAGCCGTTGACGTCGTAGAGGAAGGAGGCGGTGGGCGCGAACACCTGAATATCCCCCGTCCACCCCAGCCGCTCGTCGCGCTGCGGGCAGTCGCTCGGGATGTCGAGGAAGTTCCCCCGCATTCCCCACACCACGTTCTGATGCAGCTTGTTGACGAGGGGATCGGAGCACTCGAACCAGCCGGTGCGCTCCAGGTCGGAATGGACGACGACCGCCTCCAGATCATCCAGGCCGGGTTTACCCGGCCAGCCCCCGACCTCGGCGTAGCGGAAGCCGTGGAAGGTGAATCTCGGCTCCCAGGTCTCCGGCGCTCCGCCTTTCAGGGTGTAGCGGTCGGTGGCCTGCGCGGTCCGGAGGGGACGGGTGCCGAGTTCGCCGTGCTCCAGGACCTCGGCGTGACGGAGGGTGACGGTCTGGCCCGCCTCGCCCCGCACGGTGAGGCGGACCCAGCCGACGAGGTTCTGCCCGAAGTCCACCAGGGTCTTGCCGCTCGGAGAGGTCGTGATACCGACGGGCCTCAGCGTCTCGATCCTCCGCACGGGCGGCCCGTCGGGGGCGACGAGGGTGGCGAGGTCGCGTTCGATCCTCCGAACGGGCGTCCACCCGGAGTCGTCGAAGCCCGCGGTGGCCCAGCCGGTCACCTCCAGCCGCGCGTCGTACGTCTCCCCGTCGTACAGGTCGGCGGCGAGGATGGGGCCGGTCGAGGCCCGCCACGTCTCGTCCGTCACGACCCGCTCGACCGTGCCGTCGGTGTACGTGATCTCCAGTTGCGCGAGCAGGGCGAGGTGCTCGCCGTAGAGGTTGCGCCTTCCTCCGCCAAAGCCCAGCTGCCCCCGGTACCACCCGTCCCCGAGCAGGGCGCCGAGGGCATTGCGCCCCCCATGCAGCAGGCCCGTCACGTCGAAGGTCTGGTAGCGGAGGCGGTGGTCGTAACTCGTCCAGCCGGGCGCGAGCACGTAATCGCCGACCCGCTCGCCGTTGAGCTGCGCCTCGTACACGCCGAGGGCGGTGACGTACAGGCGGGCGGAGGCGACACCGGGGCGAACGTCGAACTCGCGGCGCAGGAGGGGGCTGGGCTGGGCCTGGCCGGTGTCCTCCTCCCAGTCGGGCGAGACGAACGCCGCGCTCCAGTCGTCCGGCGTCAGCAGCCCGACCTCGATGCCGAGGGGGTCACTCCAGCCGGAGGGGCCGCCCTCCTCGCCCCAGACCTGCACGCGCACCTGGACGCGCTCACGGGAGGTCAGGGGACGGAACGGCCAGGGCACGAACACGGACTCGCCCGACTCGACGCGCCCGGTCTCTCCCAGCAGGCGGCCGTCCGCGCCGAAGGCCTCGATGGCGTAGGCCCGCTGCCGCCAGTTCGGGAGGCCCGTCTCGGTGCGCCAGCTCAGGCGCGGGGCCGCCTCGCCGATGCCGAAGGCCTCGCGGTGGTGCTCGGCGCGCAGGTCGCGAATATGGAGGACAGGGAGGGTGGGGGTCTCGGGATGGAGGTAAACGGTCATGGGGTGGACTCCACAGGTGGGTGGGAAGACGAAACGTGCGGGCAACGGTAAGGGGGCGTTGCCCGCACGCGCTTGGGGGTGAGGTCGTAGGGAGGGGCGGCGGTCGCGTCAGCCCTTGACGGCCCCGGCGGCCATGCCCTTCATCACCATCTGGTTGAGCAGCAGGTACACGAGCACGGTGGGCGCGACGGCGAGCGCGATGGACGCGAAGGTCGGCCCCCACTCGCGCTGCCCGTACTGCCCGGTGAAGGCGAGCAGGCCCGACTGGACGGTGCGCATCTCGGGATTCTGCATGAAGGTCAGCGAGAAGAGCAGGTCGTTCCACATGAAGAAGAACTGCACGAGCGCGACCGTCACGATGGCATTCATCGTCATGGGGAGGGCGACTTTCGTGAAGACCTGATAGATGCTCGCCCCGTCCACGATGGCCGCCTCGATGACCTCCCGCGCGAAGGTCTTGAAATACCCGGCGAGGAAGAACACCACCAGCGGCAACCCGAAGGCCGTGTACGCGAGAATCAGCGCGAGACGCGTATCGAGCAGGTGCAGCCGGAAGAACATCGTGAAGAGGGGCAGCAGCGCGATCTGGACAGGCACCATGATCCCCGCCAGGAACAGGATCGACACCGCGCCGCTGAGCCGCCAGCGCATGATCTCCAGCCCGAAGGCCGCCATCGTCCCCAGCACGATCACCAGCGCGAGGGCCGGGATCACCGAGAGGACGCTGTTCACGAAGTAACGGCTCATGTTCCCTTCCGTCCAGGCGCGGGCATAGTTCTCCCAGTGCAGCGCCTGCGGGAGCGCCCACATCGGCGCGCTGGAGAACTCGTCCGCACCCTTGAGCGAGGACAGGAAAATCCACACCACCGGGTACACCGCCACGAACACGACGAGCAGCACGAGGAGGATCATGGGCAGCCGCGAGAGCCAGGCCAGGCGGCCGCCGGGGTGCGTCTTGCCGGGAAGGGGGAGGGAGGCGGAACGTTGCATGGGTTACTCCCTGGACGCGCCGCGCCGCGCCCGCCAGAAGATCAGCAGCGTGACGAGCAAACACTGGAGGGCCAGCGTGAGCGCGAGCGTGCTGCCGTAGCCGTACTCGCCGTAGCTGAACGAGGTCTTGTACATGTACAGCGTCAGCGGCGTGGTGGCCGTGCCGGGGCCGCCGCCCGTCAGCGCCATGATCGAGTCGAATACCTTGAGGGTCCCGTTGAGGCTGAAGATCAGGGACGCCACCGTGATGGGCGCGAGCAGCGGCAGGACCACGAAGCGGGCGAGCGTCCAGCCCTGCGCGCCGTCGAGCCGCGCGGCCTCGATGGTCTCCTCGGGGATATCGACCAGGCCGGTGTAGAGCAGGATCGCGTAGAAGCCCATCGCCTTCCAGATGTCCATCACCCCGATCACCCAGAAGGCGGTCGAGCCCTGCCCCAGCCACGCCTGCACCGCGCCGTCCAGCCCGTACTGCGGCGCGATGGCGAAGAGCTTGGCGAACATCTGCGCGACCGCCACCGTGGGCAGCACGACGGGCAGGAACACCAGCGTCCGCACGAGCACCGACGACTTCCTGAGATAAAAGGCGTACAGCAGCGCGAGCGCGAGGCCGAGGATCACCTGCCCGGCCGAGACGAAGAGGGCGTACTTCGTGCCGAACCACAGGGCCTTCCAGAAGGTGGGGTCCTGTGCGAGCCGCACGTAGTTGTCCAGGCCCACGAACTTGAACCCGGCGATAGGCGAGCCCTCGTAGACCGTGTAGCCCAGCGACCAGAGGATCGGCACGAGCACCACCAGCGCGTAGAGCAGTAGAGCCGGGCCGACGAAGACGAGCACCGCCCGCCAGTCACGCAGCGTTCTTTCCATACCTTCTCCTGGGCACGTCCTGGGAGGTGGGGGCTGGCTCTGTCGCCGGGGCCAGCCCCCCTCAACTCAGCGCAGCGCGGCCTGCAACTGCTGGAGGTAGTCCTGTGGGCTGAGGTCCCCCGTCACCAGGGGCTGCACGTTGTCCGTCGCCACCGAGGTCGCCTTGGGGCTGAAGTTGGCCTCGAACCACAGGTAGGGGGTTTTCACCCCGCCGATCTTCTGCTGCACCAGCCGCGTCAGCGCGGGGGTGTTCGCGGGCGTCCTCGTCACCTTGAAGCCGGTGATCAGGCCCTGGTCGGCGAAGGCCCGGTTGCCGAAGTTGGAGAAGACGTACTTCATCCACTCCCCCAGCGCGGCGTCGTTCTGCCCCTGATTCACCGCCACCACCAGGCCGGTGTTCACCGACCAGTCGTTCGCGGTGCCCCTGCCGCCCCGCACGGTGGGGAAATTGAACAGGCCGATGTTCTGCGCCCCGATCTTGTTCTGCTTGGCGTCGTTAAAGTTCCCGAGCGCCCAGCCTCCCATGTAGAACATCGCGGCCTTGCCCCCGAGGAAGGTGTCCAGCGCCGTCTGGTAGTCGATGGTGCTCACGCCCCGGCCGAAGTACCCCTTCTTCCCGAGGTCTTGCACGGCGGTCACGGCCTCCACGAAGCCGGGGTCGGTGACCTTGAGGGTCCCGGCCTTCACCCGGTCCATCGCGTCCGCGCCGTACTTGCGGGCGACGTAGCCGCCGATCAATCGGGTCAGCGGCCACTTCTGCTCCCCGGAGGCGGCAAAAGGTTGGACGCCCTTTTTCTGGAAGGTGTCGGCGGCCCGCACCAGCTCGTCCCAGGTCCGGGGTTCCTTGACGCCGCTTTGCGCGAAGATCTGTTTGTTGTACCAGAAGCCCTCGATGTTCATCTCCAGCGGCAGCGCGACGAGCTTGCCCCGTTGAGTTTCTTTTGCAGCGTGACGGCGGCGGGGTTGAGCTGGTTGTAGATGCCCAGCCGCTTGAAGGTGGCCTCCAGGTCGGCGACCTGCCCCCGCCCCTGCAACTGGGCGAGCAGGGTGGGCTGGTCGATGGCGAAGAGCGCCGGGAGGTTGCCACTCGCGGCCAGCAGTTGCAGTTTCTGCGACAGCTCCGTCTGCGGCGCGTTCTGGTACTGCACCCTCACGCCGGGGCGCGTCTTGGAGTACGCCTGCGAGAGGTCGAGCAGCGTCTTCGTGTACCCCTGGTCCTCCAGTTGCGGGGTGAGGTAGACGATGGTCTTGTTCCCCTGCGCCTGGGCGCCCGACAGCGCGGCGCCGAGCACCAGCAGGGCGGAGAGCGGGGCCAAACGGGCGGTCTTGTTCATGGGGACTCCTGGCGGGTCGTGACGGGGCGGGCGAACGGACGGCGGGTGGATGTCAACGTTGTGATCGAGGGTGTGGATGGGGCGCGGCCTGGCAGGGGCCTAGCTCGAACCTCGGAGGACGAGGTGGGTGGGCAGGGTGACCCGCTCGGCGTCCTCTGGAAGGGTTCCGGCGAGCCGAGCGAGGATCATCTCGGTCGAGCGCTGGCCGAGTTCGGTGAGGGGGTGGTGGACGGTGGTGAGGGGCGGGTCCACGTACTGGGTGATTTCCAGGTCGTCGAAACCCACGACGGCGAGGTCCTCCGGCACCCGCAGGCCGCGGGCGCGGGCCTCCCGGAGAACGCCAATCGCCATCCGGTCGGAGGCGGCAACGACGGCATCGGGGGAAGCTGCCATGAGGGCGTTGAACACCCGCCGCGCCCCCTCGAAGGAGTAGTCCGCCGCGACGACGAGGGCGGGGTCCCGGGCCAGTCCGCACGCGGCGAGGCCGTCGAAGTAGCCCCCGTACCGCTCGGTGTTGTGGTAGGCCTCCAGGTCGCGCGGGCCGCCCACGAAGCCGATCCGGCGCCGTCCGCGGGAGTGCAGGTGCTCGACGGCCTGCCGGACCCCCGAGCGGTAGTCCACGCAGATCACGGGGACCCCGGCGGGCAGGTCGGGCTGGTCGATCACCACGAGCGGGGAGGCGACGAAGGGAGAAAGCGCGGCGGCGTTGCTGGCGAAGGGGATGAAGATGCCCCCGTCGAACTGGCCCTGCGCGAGGCCGCGCCGGTAGGCCGAGAGGTCCGCGTTCGTGAAGTTCGTCAGGCTGAGGCTGTACCCGTTGGCCTCGGCGGTGGCCGCCATCGCCGCGACGATCACGGCGACCGCCGGGTCGGCGAGGTTGCCGTAAGGGGGCTTGTCCTCGTTGCCGTAGGCGACCAGCGCGATGGAAAAGGCCTGCCCCAGCCGCATGGCGCGGGCCGCCCGATGCGGCTGGTAGTCCAGCGCCTTCACCGCCCGCAGCACCGCCGCCCGGGTCTTGTCGCTCACCTTGTCGCCGCCGTTCAGAACGTACGAAACCGTCTTGAAGCTCACACCCGCCTCAGAAGCCACGTCCTTGATCGTCGCGCGACTCAATTCCTCACCTCCCTGCCCGCCAAGAAGCGAGCACGTCGTTGTTAGAATGTAAACGTTGTGACTCGGACTATAGGGGGCGGGGCGTGGGCTGTCAACCCGGGGCCGAAGGGTCGCTTCGCGTCGTTCTCAAGCGTCCAGAACCGAAGTTCATCCCAGTCATCCTCTCTGAAGACGACTTGGAACGGCTAGACAGGTCCGGTGGGTGACGACGCAACAAGGTCTTGCAAAGTCATGTTCTTTTCGTGTTAGCTTCCGGGTATGGTCAACGTCGATTGTCAGCCTGGGCGCGCTCGCCGGGGGCTGGCCCTGGGGGTTGCCCTCGCCGACGTGCCGCCCCTCGTCACCGCGCCCAAGGAGTCCGCATGAACATCGATCAGGTCAAGGCCGCCCTTCGGGAACAGAGGATCGAGACGCCCTCGTGGGGCTACGGCAACTCCGGCACCCGCTTCAAGACCTTCGCCGCGCCCGGCGCCGCCCGCACCGTCTGGGAGAAGCTCGACGACGCCGCCGAGGTCCAGCGGCTCACCGGGATCGCGCCCTCGGTCGCCCTGCACATTCCCTGGGACGAGGTGGAGGACTACGGGGAGCTGCGGCGGTACGCCGAGG
Coding sequences within it:
- a CDS encoding extracellular solute-binding protein, yielding MNKTARLAPLSALLVLGAALSGAQAQGNKTIVYLTPQLEDQGYTKTLLDLSQAYSKTRPGVRVQYQNAPQTELSQKLQLLAASGNLPALFAIDQPTLLAQLQGRGQVADLEATFKRLGIYNQLNPAAVTLQKKLNGASSSRCRWR
- a CDS encoding glycoside hydrolase family 78 protein, encoding MTVYLHPETPTLPVLHIRDLRAEHHREAFGIGEAAPRLSWRTETGLPNWRQRAYAIEAFGADGRLLGETGRVESGESVFVPWPFRPLTSRERVQVRVQVWGEEGGPSGWSDPLGIEVGLLTPDDWSAAFVSPDWEEDTGQAQPSPLLRREFDVRPGVASARLYVTALGVYEAQLNGERVGDYVLAPGWTSYDHRLRYQTFDVTGLLHGGRNALGALLGDGWYRGQLGFGGGRRNLYGEHLALLAQLEITYTDGTVERVVTDETWRASTGPILAADLYDGETYDARLEVTGWATAGFDDSGWTPVRRIERDLATLVAPDGPPVRRIETLRPVGITTSPSGKTLVDFGQNLVGWVRLTVRGEAGQTVTLRHAEVLEHGELGTRPLRTAQATDRYTLKGGAPETWEPRFTFHGFRYAEVGGWPGKPGLDDLEAVVVHSDLERTGWFECSDPLVNKLHQNVVWGMRGNFLDIPSDCPQRDERLGWTGDIQVFAPTASFLYDVNGFLSSWLGDLAADQEPNGAVPAVIPVVPPATVAAAVWGDAATLVPWVLYGRYGDRDVLERQWDSMRAWVEYIRGRAGESLLWDQDFQFGDWLDPTAPPTNPAAGRTLPGVVATAYFARSAEVLGLTARVLGRHEAAQRYLALADEVRAAFAREYVTPSGRVLSDSGTSYALALEFALLRDEGQRGHAARRLRALVRENGYHIATGFAGTPLICDALTHVGETDAAYRLLMQRECPSWLYPVTMGATTIWERWDSMLPDGSINPGEMTSFNHYALGAVADWLHRTVAGLAPAEPGYRRMTIQPIPGGGLTFASARHVTPYGEASVAWVIRDGQIEVRIVVPPNTRAEVILPGGGTHEVGSGEHRWASPYANPNAARPPVTLDSDFDTLSGHPEAYAVVTGLVREHSADHLDGFRRSLQGGTAGASLRTAVWGIPHREELLRKLEGALRALQA
- a CDS encoding carbohydrate ABC transporter permease, which translates into the protein MERTLRDWRAVLVFVGPALLLYALVVLVPILWSLGYTVYEGSPIAGFKFVGLDNYVRLAQDPTFWKALWFGTKYALFVSAGQVILGLALALLYAFYLRKSSVLVRTLVFLPVVLPTVAVAQMFAKLFAIAPQYGLDGAVQAWLGQGSTAFWVIGVMDIWKAMGFYAILLYTGLVDIPEETIEAARLDGAQGWTLARFVVLPLLAPITVASLIFSLNGTLKVFDSIMALTGGGPGTATTPLTLYMYKTSFSYGEYGYGSTLALTLALQCLLVTLLIFWRARRGASRE
- a CDS encoding extracellular solute-binding protein; this encodes MNIEGFWYNKQIFAQSGVKEPRTWDELVRAADTFQKKGVQPFAASGEQKWPLTRLIGGYVARKYGADAMDRVKAGTLKVTDPGFVEAVTAVQDLGKKGYFGRGVSTIDYQTALDTFLGGKAAMFYMGGWALGNFNDAKQNKIGAQNIGLFNFPTVRGGRGTANDWSVNTGLVVAVNQGQNDAALGEWMKYVFSNFGNRAFADQGLITGFKVTRTPANTPALTRLVQQKIGGVKTPYLWFEANFSPKATSVATDNVQPLVTGDLSPQDYLQQLQAALR
- a CDS encoding carbohydrate ABC transporter permease; the encoded protein is MQRSASLPLPGKTHPGGRLAWLSRLPMILLVLLVVFVAVYPVVWIFLSSLKGADEFSSAPMWALPQALHWENYARAWTEGNMSRYFVNSVLSVIPALALVIVLGTMAAFGLEIMRWRLSGAVSILFLAGIMVPVQIALLPLFTMFFRLHLLDTRLALILAYTAFGLPLVVFFLAGYFKTFAREVIEAAIVDGASIYQVFTKVALPMTMNAIVTVALVQFFFMWNDLLFSLTFMQNPEMRTVQSGLLAFTGQYGQREWGPTFASIALAVAPTVLVYLLLNQMVMKGMAAGAVKG